The Flavobacterium faecale genome has a segment encoding these proteins:
- a CDS encoding exopolysaccharide transport family protein, with protein sequence MDFKKELLRYLKYWPLFLICLLLSIGAAYFYLESVSPSYETAALINIDKKKEKDAQIVTTINLQKEKEDGLEEEKALITSNNFLAKIVSDLTLNINYYEKGYLQNKVVLDNPLLVKAVGSNDSLPQKQYDVQIVAEGFKVKDIATEKSFLLQGHNTTRVVAGLPFTIELTPKAKSQPDFYFDKEYVVTVEPTETAVKNLKGTLGIESFESPSNNLALSYRGTNPELSTKILKKLISDLDKTIIINKEKNYTKTLAFLNERIAIFAREKDSIQRVKESYLRDNNIYVLEDFIATKTVEKSTTSAAASLNQREIALTRSALRDVQRASGNTALGTDYNLQAPAINNQLVSYNASLLESEILLQRAQKNNPAYLALAARLRVQKQAIISSLNDYLSYLSQTNAANNVEKNTAAAQARSIPTKDKDLGNINKNLALKEETYLSLLQKKEETLLNGAILESNLSVLDSPQTNYGDTYPKRKVFILGAILFGFILAFGITYVRLMMDSKIHSEEDLPREISEVPFLGTMPKINVSEKLDNSATSRSVIAEATRTLFSNITYLLPAKAQKSGNVVLFCSSVQGEGKSFSAFHNAITISNLNKKVLLIGADLRNPQLHDYFGVTKDVPGLTNFLANRNEDWKQNIIKGTNFSENLDVLLSGEIPPNPTQLLTNSTFEILLEEAKQNYDFIIIDSAPVQLVSDTLNFSSLADVTVYIARADFTEKKSLVQLSNFIKKGQLKNVGLVINGMRRNMGYGYDYAYTYKEENVKKSWWKKS encoded by the coding sequence ATGGATTTTAAGAAAGAACTTTTAAGATATTTAAAATACTGGCCTTTATTTCTCATCTGTTTGTTGTTAAGCATTGGAGCGGCTTATTTTTATTTAGAGTCTGTTTCGCCATCGTATGAGACGGCTGCACTGATTAATATTGATAAGAAAAAGGAAAAAGACGCACAGATTGTGACAACGATCAATTTGCAAAAAGAAAAAGAAGACGGTCTTGAAGAAGAGAAAGCTTTAATCACCTCGAATAACTTCTTGGCGAAAATCGTAAGCGATCTAACGTTGAATATCAATTATTACGAAAAAGGATATTTGCAGAATAAAGTAGTTTTAGACAATCCGTTACTTGTAAAAGCTGTAGGGTCAAATGATTCCTTGCCGCAAAAGCAATATGATGTTCAGATTGTTGCAGAAGGTTTTAAAGTGAAAGATATTGCTACCGAGAAAAGTTTTCTATTACAGGGGCATAATACTACTCGTGTAGTAGCAGGATTACCTTTTACGATTGAACTAACGCCAAAGGCTAAAAGTCAACCTGATTTTTATTTTGACAAAGAGTATGTGGTTACAGTAGAACCTACCGAAACGGCGGTTAAAAATTTGAAAGGAACCTTAGGAATTGAATCTTTTGAAAGTCCGAGCAATAATTTGGCTTTGAGCTATAGAGGAACCAATCCAGAGCTTTCTACTAAAATTTTAAAAAAATTAATTTCAGATTTAGACAAGACCATAATTATAAACAAAGAAAAGAATTATACCAAAACATTAGCCTTCTTAAATGAGCGTATTGCGATCTTTGCTAGAGAAAAAGATTCTATTCAGCGTGTAAAAGAAAGTTATTTGCGTGATAATAATATCTATGTGTTAGAAGATTTTATCGCTACTAAAACGGTAGAAAAAAGCACTACTTCGGCAGCGGCTTCGTTAAACCAACGTGAAATTGCATTAACGCGTTCGGCATTGAGAGATGTGCAACGCGCTAGTGGGAACACAGCCTTGGGAACGGATTATAATTTGCAAGCACCAGCAATCAATAATCAATTGGTAAGTTACAATGCAAGTTTACTAGAAAGTGAAATTTTATTGCAAAGAGCACAAAAAAATAATCCAGCATATTTGGCTTTGGCCGCTAGATTGCGTGTACAAAAGCAAGCCATCATTAGTTCATTGAATGATTATTTGAGCTATTTAAGTCAAACCAATGCGGCGAATAATGTAGAAAAAAATACAGCAGCTGCGCAGGCAAGAAGTATCCCTACCAAAGACAAGGATTTGGGGAATATCAACAAAAACTTGGCTTTGAAAGAAGAGACTTATTTGTCTTTGTTGCAAAAGAAAGAAGAGACCTTATTAAACGGTGCTATACTTGAATCGAACTTAAGTGTTTTGGATTCACCACAAACCAATTATGGAGATACGTATCCAAAAAGGAAAGTATTCATATTGGGCGCTATTTTATTTGGATTTATACTAGCTTTTGGTATTACCTACGTACGCCTAATGATGGATTCTAAAATTCATTCAGAGGAAGATTTACCAAGAGAGATTTCAGAAGTACCCTTTTTAGGAACCATGCCAAAAATAAATGTATCTGAGAAATTGGATAATTCAGCTACTTCACGTTCTGTCATTGCAGAAGCAACCCGTACTTTATTTTCGAACATTACCTATTTGTTACCTGCAAAGGCGCAGAAAAGCGGAAATGTAGTCTTGTTTTGTTCTTCGGTACAAGGAGAAGGAAAATCGTTTAGTGCGTTTCACAATGCTATTACGATTAGTAACTTGAATAAAAAAGTACTTTTAATTGGTGCCGATTTAAGAAATCCTCAACTGCACGATTATTTTGGTGTGACCAAAGACGTTCCTGGATTGACTAACTTTTTGGCCAATAGAAACGAAGACTGGAAGCAAAATATTATCAAAGGAACGAATTTCTCAGAAAACTTAGATGTATTGTTGTCAGGTGAGATTCCACCTAACCCAACACAATTGTTGACCAATTCAACTTTTGAAATTTTGTTGGAAGAGGCGAAACAAAATTATGATTTCATTATTATTGATTCAGCTCCCGTACAATTGGTTTCAGATACTTTGAATTTCAGTTCATTGGCAGATGTAACAGTGTATATAGCACGTGCCGATTTTACCGAAAAGAAATCATTAGTACAGTTGAGCAACTTCATCAAAAAAGGGCAATTGAAAAACGTAGGTCTAGTGATCAACGGAATGAGAAGAAATATGGGGTATGGCTATGATTATGCCTATACCTACAAAGAAGAAAATGTGAAAAAGTCATGGTGGAAAAAATCATAA
- a CDS encoding glycosyltransferase family 2 protein: MRISVITVCYNRKATMAKAIQSVLDQDYENIEYIVIDGNSTDGTQEVIRSFGNQITTYVSEPDKGMYDAINKGIALATGDAIGLMHSDDEFYDHTAISKIVAQFEKDSTIEGVYGDGVYVSNDAEERLIRNRIGGAFSIDRIKSGWLPLHPTVYLKKAVVDQYGLYNLDFKIASDTEFLLRYLYKYKIKMSYVNQYIVKMRMGGMSTDAQRAFEVLKEDYNIYKYHGLSALRVVAQKKSLALKQYILR; this comes from the coding sequence ATGCGAATAAGTGTCATTACAGTTTGTTACAATCGAAAAGCAACGATGGCGAAAGCCATTCAGAGTGTGCTTGACCAGGATTACGAAAACATTGAATACATTGTGATCGATGGTAATTCGACGGACGGCACTCAAGAAGTAATCCGTTCTTTTGGTAATCAGATTACGACCTATGTGTCCGAACCAGACAAAGGGATGTACGATGCCATCAATAAAGGAATTGCTTTGGCGACTGGTGATGCGATTGGATTAATGCATTCTGATGATGAATTTTATGACCACACTGCCATTAGTAAAATTGTAGCACAATTTGAAAAAGACAGTACTATTGAAGGGGTATATGGAGATGGAGTCTATGTTTCTAATGATGCCGAAGAACGTTTGATTCGGAATCGAATAGGTGGCGCCTTCAGTATCGACCGCATTAAATCGGGTTGGTTGCCTTTGCATCCAACAGTGTATTTGAAAAAAGCAGTGGTGGATCAATACGGTTTGTATAATTTGGATTTTAAAATTGCTTCGGATACGGAGTTTTTACTGCGTTATTTGTACAAATATAAAATCAAAATGAGTTATGTAAACCAATACATCGTGAAAATGCGAATGGGTGGTATGAGTACTGATGCGCAACGCGCTTTTGAAGTATTGAAAGAAGATTATAATATTTATAAATACCATGGATTATCAGCTTTACGTGTGGTAGCCCAAAAAAAATCCCTCGCATTAAAACAATATATCCTGCGATAA
- a CDS encoding glycosyltransferase family 2 protein, with protein MNKIPITVIVSVKNEELNLPSCLDKLVRFDQIIVVDSGSTDKTKEIAIAKGAEVLQFEWNGKFPKKRNWALQNATIKYDWVLFLDADEFVTDAFVDEIAIKTIDSNFNGYTIQFENFFMGKQLRYGYGFKKSALFKRSKGAYEKIDEDLWSHLDMEVHEHPIIEGNVGVIEAKVAHKDFKDLDHYIAKHNAYSSWEAQRFLQLQSGSNEQLSLNQKIKYGLLTTGLLPAVYFLGAYFLKLGFLDGKEGFYLARFKSHYFFQIQTKVALLKNKK; from the coding sequence TTGAATAAAATACCAATCACCGTCATCGTATCGGTAAAAAACGAAGAGCTAAATTTACCCTCTTGTTTGGATAAATTAGTTCGCTTTGATCAAATCATTGTGGTGGATTCAGGCAGCACTGATAAAACCAAAGAGATTGCTATAGCCAAAGGAGCAGAGGTCTTGCAATTTGAGTGGAATGGTAAGTTTCCTAAAAAGCGTAATTGGGCATTGCAAAACGCAACAATCAAATACGACTGGGTACTGTTTCTAGATGCAGATGAATTTGTAACCGATGCTTTTGTAGACGAAATTGCGATCAAAACTATAGATTCAAATTTTAATGGATACACCATTCAATTTGAGAATTTTTTCATGGGGAAACAATTGCGCTACGGCTACGGTTTTAAAAAATCAGCCTTGTTTAAAAGAAGTAAAGGTGCCTATGAAAAAATAGATGAAGATTTGTGGAGCCATTTGGATATGGAGGTACATGAACATCCAATCATAGAAGGGAATGTGGGTGTCATAGAGGCAAAAGTAGCACACAAGGATTTTAAAGACTTAGACCATTATATTGCCAAACATAATGCCTATTCGAGTTGGGAAGCACAACGATTTTTGCAATTGCAATCGGGCAGTAATGAACAATTATCTTTAAATCAAAAAATTAAGTATGGGCTATTAACCACAGGATTGTTACCTGCCGTTTACTTTTTGGGCGCTTACTTCTTAAAATTGGGATTCTTAGATGGCAAGGAAGGCTTTTATTTGGCGCGTTTTAAATCCCATTACTTTTTTCAAATTCAGACCAAAGTAGCATTATTAAAAAATAAAAAATAA
- a CDS encoding exopolysaccharide biosynthesis polyprenyl glycosylphosphotransferase, with amino-acid sequence MIGCLMVDMLAMILGTLIFLHFVTNIEASWGGIVFNKLIPITVLSWLFSVTYFRLYRVDKLFNLEEFYGDSWRAFLTQRILWHSYIFFFHDDILYVVMSKANLYQLCFLLIYFLGSRIGFTIVINKLKRWVKKRYTVAIWGFNKTSIELAADLETNAYFIHFKGIINEDSDIEYNNKKIFGKALTEAINKAAEDKIDELYIVTKADFITDLNYFFELGDKHCMRLKFIPDFSAMSKAHFSAGNFNNFHVIKPRYEPLQDPNNRLVKRIFDLAFSLFVIIFILSWLYPIIAIIIKKQSKGPVLFKQLRTGKKNEPFWCLKFRSMYVDSGDESQQARKGDARTTPIGKFIRRTSLDEMPQFFNVLMGSMSVVGPRPHMLKHTTDYNDHIHNFMVRHFVKPGITGLAQVSGLRGETKKVSDMKRRVRTDIEYVQRWSLVTDLKIVFLTVMVTLKGDENAF; translated from the coding sequence ATGATAGGCTGCCTGATGGTAGACATGTTGGCTATGATTTTGGGTACTTTGATTTTCTTGCATTTTGTTACCAATATCGAAGCCAGTTGGGGTGGTATCGTCTTCAATAAATTGATTCCGATTACGGTTTTGAGTTGGTTGTTTTCTGTAACCTATTTCAGACTGTATCGCGTGGACAAGTTGTTTAACTTGGAAGAGTTTTATGGTGATAGCTGGCGTGCCTTTTTGACCCAAAGAATATTATGGCACAGTTACATTTTCTTTTTCCACGATGACATTTTGTACGTGGTGATGAGTAAGGCCAATTTGTACCAACTGTGTTTCTTATTAATCTATTTTCTTGGGTCTCGTATTGGTTTTACCATAGTGATCAACAAATTAAAACGTTGGGTAAAGAAAAGGTACACCGTTGCCATTTGGGGATTCAACAAAACAAGTATTGAGTTGGCTGCAGATTTGGAAACCAATGCGTACTTTATCCACTTTAAAGGGATTATCAATGAGGATTCTGATATAGAGTACAATAACAAAAAGATTTTTGGAAAAGCCTTGACTGAAGCCATAAACAAAGCTGCAGAGGATAAAATTGATGAATTGTACATTGTAACCAAAGCAGATTTTATCACCGATTTGAATTACTTTTTTGAGTTGGGAGATAAGCATTGCATGCGCTTGAAGTTTATTCCTGATTTCTCTGCGATGTCCAAAGCGCATTTTAGTGCTGGTAATTTTAATAATTTTCATGTTATTAAGCCCAGATATGAGCCGCTGCAAGATCCCAATAACCGATTGGTGAAGCGAATATTTGATTTGGCTTTTAGTTTGTTTGTTATTATTTTTATATTGTCATGGTTGTATCCAATCATTGCGATCATTATCAAAAAGCAAAGTAAAGGACCTGTATTGTTCAAGCAATTGCGAACAGGTAAGAAGAACGAACCTTTTTGGTGCTTGAAGTTTCGCAGTATGTATGTGGATTCTGGAGACGAAAGTCAACAAGCACGAAAAGGAGACGCACGTACGACTCCAATTGGTAAATTTATCAGAAGAACAAGCCTTGACGAAATGCCACAGTTTTTTAATGTGCTTATGGGTAGCATGAGTGTTGTAGGACCACGCCCGCACATGTTGAAACACACAACCGATTACAACGACCACATACACAATTTCATGGTACGTCATTTTGTAAAACCAGGAATCACAGGTTTGGCTCAGGTATCAGGTTTGCGTGGAGAAACAAAGAAAGTATCAGACATGAAACGAAGAGTTCGCACAGATATCGAGTATGTACAACGTTGGAGTTTGGTAACCGATCTTAAAATTGTCTTTTTGACGGTGATGGTTACACTCAAAGGAGATGAAAACGCATTTTAA
- a CDS encoding polysaccharide biosynthesis/export family protein encodes MKKLPISILLVLILVLQSCGTKKKMLYVQDLDEYDNTALVYTTTKIQPNDILKVDVSDLNPIVAAPFNIQSTGGGGQMSTEMLQLTGYLVNPKGQIMLPILNEMGVGGLTPSEAEMKIKQTLINEGYLVNPTVQVRVVNNRFTVLGEVNNPGVINFTEQSISLLTAIGLAGDLTYSGKRKDVQLIRETNGVRSVFHIDLTTANWMSNPDYRIRQNDVILVTPNTARVNSGRVIRDPLQVLGVLSTVLAIFLIIRNN; translated from the coding sequence ATGAAAAAACTCCCTATTTCGATCCTATTAGTATTGATATTGGTGCTACAGTCTTGTGGAACCAAAAAGAAAATGTTGTACGTACAAGATTTAGATGAATATGATAATACGGCTTTGGTGTATACCACGACAAAGATTCAGCCCAATGACATCTTAAAAGTAGACGTTAGTGATTTGAATCCCATTGTAGCTGCACCCTTTAATATTCAATCGACAGGTGGAGGTGGACAAATGTCTACAGAGATGTTGCAATTGACTGGCTATTTGGTAAACCCAAAAGGGCAGATTATGCTACCAATTTTGAATGAAATGGGAGTTGGAGGTTTAACACCCTCTGAAGCGGAAATGAAAATTAAACAAACCTTGATTAACGAAGGCTATTTAGTTAACCCAACGGTACAGGTTCGTGTTGTTAATAATAGATTCACTGTTTTGGGTGAAGTAAACAATCCAGGTGTTATCAATTTTACGGAACAATCAATTAGTTTATTAACTGCCATTGGTTTAGCAGGCGATTTGACTTATTCAGGAAAACGTAAAGATGTGCAATTGATTAGAGAGACCAATGGTGTACGATCGGTTTTTCATATTGACTTGACTACTGCCAATTGGATGTCTAATCCAGATTACCGAATCAGACAAAATGATGTGATTTTGGTAACACCAAATACGGCCCGAGTGAATAGTGGTCGCGTGATTAGAGACCCATTACAAGTGTTGGGTGTCTTGAGTACGGTTTTAGCTATTTTTCTAATCATTCGAAATAATTAA
- a CDS encoding UDP-glucuronic acid decarboxylase family protein, with amino-acid sequence MKKILVTGGAGFVGSHLCKRLLNEGNEIICLDNYFTGAKSNIIELLDHPYFEMVRHDITEPFYAEVDEIYNLACPASPVHYQYNPIKTIKTSVMGAINVLGLAKRVKAKVLQASTSEVYGDPLVHPQPESYWGHVNPIGIRSCYDEGKRCAETLFMDYHNQNDVAIKIIRIFNTYGPNMNPADGRVVSNFIVQALEGKDITIFGDGLQTRSFQYVDDLVEGMIRMMASEPAFLGPVNLGNPNEFTMLELAQAVIKLTGSKSKIIHMDLPQDDPKQRQPDITLAKAKLEGWEPKIQLEEGLQTTINYFDTLLMKK; translated from the coding sequence ATGAAAAAAATATTAGTAACAGGAGGAGCAGGTTTTGTAGGATCACATTTGTGTAAACGATTGTTAAACGAAGGAAATGAAATTATTTGCTTGGACAATTATTTTACAGGAGCCAAATCAAATATTATTGAATTGTTGGATCATCCCTATTTTGAGATGGTACGTCATGACATCACAGAGCCTTTCTATGCCGAAGTAGACGAAATCTACAATTTAGCTTGTCCCGCTTCACCAGTACACTACCAATATAACCCAATAAAAACCATCAAGACTTCGGTGATGGGAGCGATTAATGTGTTGGGATTGGCAAAAAGAGTAAAAGCAAAAGTGCTACAAGCTAGTACAAGTGAGGTATACGGGGATCCGTTGGTACACCCACAGCCGGAAAGCTATTGGGGGCATGTCAACCCAATCGGAATCCGTTCGTGCTATGATGAAGGAAAACGTTGCGCAGAGACTTTGTTTATGGACTACCACAATCAAAATGATGTAGCCATCAAAATTATTAGAATTTTCAATACCTACGGTCCAAACATGAATCCTGCGGATGGTAGAGTAGTATCTAACTTTATCGTACAAGCTTTGGAAGGGAAAGACATTACTATTTTTGGTGATGGATTGCAAACTCGTTCGTTTCAATATGTAGATGACTTAGTAGAAGGAATGATTCGTATGATGGCATCAGAGCCTGCATTTTTAGGTCCAGTAAATTTGGGTAACCCAAATGAATTTACGATGTTGGAATTGGCGCAAGCAGTGATTAAATTGACGGGTTCAAAGTCAAAAATTATTCATATGGATTTGCCGCAAGACGATCCAAAACAAAGACAACCGGACATTACCTTAGCAAAAGCCAAGTTGGAAGGTTGGGAACCAAAAATTCAGTTGGAAGAAGGTTTGCAAACGACCATCAACTATTTTGATACTTTGTTGATGAAGAAATAA
- a CDS encoding VanZ family protein → MLKRIVQVLLVFVVAAVFYYSWLPDPNMRSESYLPGWLSRWSNRNYNFRTAVPFIALGFLLEFYSYKNLIRENKQQRRIGLLKNMIVAALVVLVAEGGQFLLKSRSPDLMDVYYGILGSIVGAIGFQIFKILKTKVRNA, encoded by the coding sequence ATGTTGAAAAGAATAGTGCAGGTACTTTTGGTATTCGTTGTGGCAGCAGTTTTTTATTATTCGTGGTTGCCTGATCCCAATATGAGGTCTGAAAGTTACCTACCTGGTTGGCTTTCTCGCTGGAGTAATCGGAATTACAATTTTAGAACTGCGGTTCCTTTTATTGCGTTGGGGTTTTTACTGGAATTTTATTCCTATAAAAATTTAATCAGGGAGAACAAACAACAGCGCAGGATTGGTTTGCTAAAAAACATGATCGTTGCTGCACTAGTAGTACTAGTGGCCGAAGGAGGACAATTTTTATTAAAAAGTAGAAGTCCCGATCTAATGGATGTGTACTACGGCATATTGGGGAGTATAGTGGGAGCAATAGGGTTTCAAATATTTAAAATACTAAAAACGAAAGTAAGGAATGCGTAA